One genomic window of Deltaproteobacteria bacterium includes the following:
- a CDS encoding MFS transporter, giving the protein MATNVTTAGVAPGIVPQGDTVEARAYSKVTWRLLPFLFACYVFAYLDRVNVGFAKLQMLSDLKFSETVYGLGAGIFFIGYFLFEVPSNLIMYRVGARVWIGRIMITWGILAGLMMIVRTPTSFYILRFLLGAAEAGFIPGILLYLTYWYPAQRRGRVMAFFLTGIPISGVVGGPLSGWIMQTFQGVNGWAGWQWLFLLEALPAFLAGVVALFYLTDDIHHAKWLSEEERRVLQNAVKEEAGKKEHHSMKDAFSEPKVWLLAVTYAFFLMGLYGVSFWLPSLIKASGVKDALNVGLLTAIPYGAGTIAMIWVSHRSDDKRERRWHLSTPGILGALGLALSTAFSHNTALSMLFLTIGAAGVCTTVSQFWNLPGAFLGGAAAAAGIAFVNSVGNISGFVAPYMVGWIKDATGSASPALWVIAASMTIASLLVFRVPAQLVNK; this is encoded by the coding sequence ATGGCGACGAATGTGACCACCGCCGGCGTCGCGCCCGGCATCGTGCCGCAGGGCGACACCGTCGAAGCGAGGGCGTACTCGAAGGTGACCTGGCGGCTCTTGCCGTTCCTCTTTGCCTGCTACGTGTTCGCGTACCTCGATCGGGTGAACGTCGGGTTCGCGAAGCTACAGATGCTCAGCGATCTCAAATTCAGCGAGACCGTCTACGGCCTCGGCGCCGGCATCTTCTTCATCGGGTACTTCCTCTTCGAGGTGCCCAGCAACCTGATCATGTATCGGGTCGGTGCGCGGGTCTGGATCGGCCGCATCATGATCACCTGGGGCATCCTCGCCGGCCTGATGATGATCGTGAGGACGCCAACCTCGTTCTACATCCTGCGCTTCCTGCTCGGCGCGGCGGAGGCCGGATTCATCCCGGGCATCCTCCTGTACCTGACGTACTGGTACCCGGCGCAGAGGCGCGGGCGGGTGATGGCGTTCTTCCTGACCGGTATTCCCATCTCTGGAGTCGTCGGCGGCCCGCTTTCCGGCTGGATCATGCAGACGTTCCAAGGCGTGAACGGCTGGGCAGGGTGGCAGTGGCTGTTCCTGCTCGAGGCGTTGCCAGCATTCCTCGCCGGCGTCGTCGCGCTCTTCTACCTGACCGACGACATCCATCACGCCAAATGGTTGAGCGAGGAAGAGAGGCGGGTGCTGCAAAACGCGGTCAAGGAGGAGGCGGGAAAGAAGGAGCACCACTCGATGAAGGACGCGTTCAGCGAGCCCAAGGTGTGGCTGCTCGCCGTCACCTACGCGTTCTTCCTCATGGGTCTCTACGGCGTCAGCTTCTGGCTGCCTTCGCTGATCAAGGCCAGCGGCGTGAAGGACGCCCTGAACGTCGGCCTGCTCACGGCCATCCCTTACGGCGCTGGCACCATCGCGATGATCTGGGTCAGCCACCGCTCCGACGACAAGCGCGAGCGGCGTTGGCACCTGTCCACGCCGGGCATCCTCGGCGCGCTTGGCCTCGCCCTGAGCACCGCCTTCAGCCACAACACCGCGCTCTCGATGCTGTTCCTGACGATCGGCGCGGCGGGCGTCTGCACCACCGTGTCGCAATTCTGGAACCTGCCGGGCGCTTTCCTCGGCGGCGCAGCGGCCGCCGCCGGCATCGCCTTCGTCAACTCGGTCGGCAACATCTCCGGTTTCGTGGCGCCGTACA
- a CDS encoding methylmalonyl-CoA mutase, whose translation MSKIELENPQAVQNEVREWEQREVKSFLAKQKERKDQFYTSGGFPVKRTYTVLDAQETPVEDVGLPGRFPFTRGPYPTMYRSRFWTMRQIAGFGTGEDTNKRFKYLISQGQTGLSVDFDMPTLMGYDSDHPMSDGEVGREGVAVDTVADMEALFDEIDLEKISVSLTINPSAWILLAMYVVLAEKRGFDLNKLSGTIQADILKEYMAQKEYIFPIEPSVRIVRDCITYCARNMKRYNPINISGYHISEAGSSPLHEVAFTLCNLITYVEEVTKTGMNVDEFAPRLAFFFVCQNDFFEEIAKFRSVRRAYAKIMRDRFGARNPESMRLRFHCQTAAASLTRPQYKINVIRTAFQALSAVLGGAQSLHTNGMDEAFAIPTEEAMKIALRTQQIIAEETNAANVVDPLGGSYFVESLTNDYEKKIFEIIDEVDKLGGTIKLIQESWFQKHIADYAYDTAIKKQTGEKPVIGVNTFVEPDEKFDVEIHPHDETTADRQINRLRRIRKERDNAKVSALLEQLVKVATDPSQNIMPVTIELVREGASMGDIVEKLKKLWGTYRENPVY comes from the coding sequence ATGAGCAAAATCGAGCTGGAAAATCCCCAGGCAGTGCAGAACGAGGTCCGGGAGTGGGAGCAGCGCGAGGTCAAGTCGTTCCTCGCCAAACAGAAGGAGCGGAAGGACCAGTTCTATACGAGCGGCGGCTTCCCGGTGAAGCGCACGTACACCGTGCTCGACGCGCAGGAAACGCCGGTGGAGGACGTCGGGCTGCCCGGCAGGTTCCCCTTCACGCGCGGTCCGTACCCGACCATGTACCGCAGCCGGTTCTGGACCATGCGGCAGATCGCCGGGTTCGGGACGGGCGAAGACACCAACAAGCGGTTCAAGTACCTCATCTCCCAGGGCCAGACCGGCCTCTCGGTCGACTTCGACATGCCCACGCTGATGGGCTACGACTCCGACCATCCGATGAGCGACGGCGAGGTGGGCCGCGAAGGCGTCGCGGTGGACACCGTCGCCGACATGGAGGCGCTCTTCGACGAGATCGATCTGGAGAAGATCTCCGTCTCCCTGACCATCAACCCCAGCGCCTGGATCCTCCTCGCCATGTACGTGGTCCTGGCGGAGAAGCGCGGATTCGATCTGAACAAGCTCTCGGGGACGATCCAGGCCGACATCCTCAAGGAGTACATGGCGCAGAAGGAGTACATCTTCCCCATCGAGCCGTCGGTGCGGATCGTACGCGACTGCATCACGTACTGCGCGCGCAACATGAAGCGGTACAACCCGATCAACATCTCGGGCTACCACATCTCCGAGGCTGGATCCTCGCCGTTGCACGAGGTCGCGTTCACCCTGTGCAACCTCATCACCTACGTGGAGGAGGTCACCAAGACAGGGATGAACGTGGACGAGTTCGCGCCGCGGCTCGCCTTCTTCTTCGTCTGCCAGAACGACTTCTTCGAGGAGATCGCCAAGTTCCGCTCAGTGCGCCGCGCCTACGCCAAAATCATGCGCGACCGATTCGGCGCCAGGAACCCCGAGTCGATGCGCCTGCGCTTCCATTGCCAGACGGCGGCCGCCAGCCTGACCCGGCCGCAGTACAAGATCAACGTCATCCGGACGGCGTTCCAGGCGCTCTCGGCGGTGCTGGGCGGCGCGCAGAGCCTCCACACCAACGGCATGGACGAAGCCTTCGCCATCCCTACCGAGGAGGCGATGAAGATCGCGCTCCGGACGCAGCAGATCATCGCCGAGGAGACGAACGCCGCCAACGTGGTGGACCCGCTGGGCGGCTCGTACTTCGTGGAGTCGCTCACCAACGACTACGAGAAGAAGATCTTCGAGATCATCGACGAGGTGGACAAGCTCGGCGGGACCATCAAGCTGATCCAGGAGAGCTGGTTCCAGAAGCACATCGCCGACTACGCCTACGACACCGCCATCAAGAAGCAGACGGGCGAGAAGCCGGTGATCGGCGTGAACACGTTCGTCGAGCCCGACGAGAAGTTCGACGTCGAGATCCATCCGCACGACGAGACCACGGCGGACCGTCAGATCAACCGCCTCCGCCGGATCCGCAAGGAGCGCGACAACGCCAAGGTGTCCGCGCTGCTCGAGCAGCTGGTCAAGGTGGCGACGGACCCGTCGCAGAACATCATGCCCGTCACCATCGAGCTGGTGCGGGAGGGCGCCAGCATGGGCGACATCGTCGAGAAGCTGAAGAAGCTGTGGGGGACCTACCGCGAGAACCCGGTCTACTGA
- the meaB gene encoding methylmalonyl Co-A mutase-associated GTPase MeaB: MRVPSRDLLPRVLKGDVAAIARLLSRAEAADPECRDTLGEVYSRAGKAHVIGITGVPGSGKSTMVSVLAGHLRKAGHKIGIIAIDPSSPYSGGSIMGDRIRMSDLAGDEGVYIRSMATRGALGGMARATLDAVDILDVAGFDYILIETVGVGQDEVEIASASLTTLVVSAPGLGDEIQAIKAGILEIADIHVVSKSDRPDARSTISDLKQMLALGISLDASAAWRPPVIATSSLKGEGFAELESALEKHKAFLASSEAGRTRSRKIAQFRMLKTAEDLLRIRFNERSAGRVSAMADRLVSREINPYAAGEKLIEGMGA, encoded by the coding sequence ATGAGGGTTCCTTCGCGCGATCTGCTTCCACGCGTGCTCAAGGGCGACGTGGCGGCGATCGCGCGGCTGCTCAGCCGCGCGGAAGCCGCTGATCCGGAGTGCCGTGACACGCTCGGGGAAGTGTACTCTCGCGCAGGCAAGGCCCACGTGATCGGCATCACCGGGGTGCCCGGCAGCGGCAAGTCGACGATGGTCTCCGTCCTGGCCGGGCACCTGCGCAAGGCAGGTCACAAGATCGGGATCATCGCCATCGATCCCTCCAGCCCGTACTCGGGCGGGTCGATCATGGGCGACCGCATCCGCATGAGCGATCTGGCGGGCGACGAGGGCGTGTACATCCGCAGCATGGCGACGCGCGGCGCGCTGGGCGGGATGGCGCGCGCCACCCTCGACGCCGTCGACATCCTCGACGTGGCCGGCTTCGACTACATCCTGATCGAGACCGTGGGCGTGGGGCAGGACGAGGTGGAGATCGCCAGCGCCTCTCTCACGACGCTCGTGGTCTCCGCTCCCGGCCTGGGCGACGAGATCCAGGCGATCAAGGCCGGCATCCTCGAGATCGCGGACATCCACGTGGTGAGCAAGAGCGACAGACCCGATGCGCGCAGCACCATCAGCGACCTCAAGCAGATGCTCGCGCTCGGCATCTCGCTGGACGCGAGCGCCGCCTGGCGGCCACCGGTCATCGCCACCAGCTCGCTGAAGGGCGAGGGATTCGCGGAGCTGGAATCGGCGCTGGAGAAGCACAAGGCGTTCCTTGCCAGCTCGGAAGCCGGCCGCACGCGTAGCCGCAAGATCGCGCAATTCCGCATGCTGAAGACGGCGGAGGACCTGCTGCGCATCCGCTTCAACGAGCGCAGCGCCGGTCGCGTGAGCGCGATGGCCGACCGCCTGGTATCGCGCGAGATCAATCCCTATGCCGCCGGCGAGAAATTAATCGAAGGAATGGGAGCCTGA
- a CDS encoding phenylacetate--CoA ligase → MEYWSWPPRYDDTYRPEAGSRYWFPTRETMPAGDRERAIVERLQKLCRYAYEKAPFYKKKWDEAGFHPDQIRSLEDFESKCPVITKTDLRKAQERVEPFGDYLCIPESEIFHVHGTSGTTGRPTAFAVGRDDWRNIANAHARIMYGMGIRPGDMVFVAAIFSLYMGSWGALAGAERLGCKAFPFGAGAPGMSSRAVQWMNTMKPQAFYGTPSFALYLAEVAEKEGVDPKNFGIRRLFFSGEPGASVPGVKDRIEQAYNGKVYDSGSMAEITPWMNVGGSEQTPGMLCWQDVVYTEVCDPANFHRVPYGQRGTPVYTQLERTSQPMIRLVSGDLTQWTNEPNPCGRTYPRLPNGIFGRIDDMFTIRGENVYPSEIDAALNQVEGYGGEHRIIISRSGAKMDELLLRVEPTPEVEKQGKLAAFKETVAKRIHTMLGLRAGVEVVPPGTFPRTDFKARRVVDDREVFRELNQKLQNQVIPP, encoded by the coding sequence ATGGAATACTGGTCGTGGCCTCCGCGCTACGACGATACGTACCGCCCGGAAGCGGGCAGCCGGTACTGGTTCCCTACGCGCGAGACGATGCCCGCGGGCGACCGCGAGCGCGCCATCGTGGAGCGCCTGCAGAAGCTCTGCCGCTACGCGTACGAGAAGGCGCCGTTCTACAAGAAGAAGTGGGATGAGGCGGGCTTTCACCCGGATCAGATCCGGTCGCTGGAGGACTTCGAGTCGAAGTGCCCGGTGATCACCAAGACCGATCTGCGCAAGGCGCAGGAGCGGGTGGAGCCCTTCGGCGACTATCTCTGCATTCCCGAGTCGGAGATCTTCCACGTGCACGGCACCTCCGGCACGACCGGCCGTCCCACCGCCTTCGCCGTCGGCCGGGACGACTGGCGCAACATCGCCAACGCGCACGCGCGGATCATGTACGGCATGGGCATCCGTCCCGGCGACATGGTCTTCGTCGCCGCCATCTTCAGCCTCTACATGGGGAGCTGGGGTGCGCTTGCGGGTGCCGAGCGGCTGGGCTGCAAGGCGTTCCCGTTCGGGGCCGGCGCGCCGGGGATGTCGTCGCGGGCGGTGCAGTGGATGAACACGATGAAGCCGCAGGCGTTCTACGGGACGCCCTCGTTCGCGCTCTACCTCGCGGAGGTGGCGGAGAAGGAGGGCGTCGATCCGAAGAATTTCGGGATCAGGCGGCTGTTCTTCTCCGGCGAGCCGGGAGCGTCGGTACCCGGCGTCAAGGACCGGATCGAGCAGGCCTACAACGGCAAGGTCTACGACTCCGGCTCGATGGCGGAGATCACGCCCTGGATGAACGTGGGTGGCTCGGAACAGACGCCCGGGATGCTTTGCTGGCAGGACGTCGTCTATACCGAGGTCTGCGATCCGGCCAACTTCCACCGCGTGCCGTACGGCCAGCGCGGCACGCCCGTCTATACGCAGCTCGAGCGCACCTCCCAGCCCATGATCCGGCTGGTCTCCGGCGATCTCACGCAATGGACCAACGAGCCGAACCCGTGCGGGCGGACTTATCCGCGCCTGCCAAACGGAATCTTCGGCCGCATCGACGACATGTTCACCATCCGCGGCGAGAACGTGTATCCGAGCGAGATCGACGCCGCGCTCAACCAGGTCGAGGGCTACGGCGGCGAGCATCGCATCATCATCAGCCGCAGCGGGGCCAAGATGGACGAGCTGCTCCTCCGCGTCGAGCCGACGCCCGAGGTCGAGAAGCAAGGCAAGCTCGCCGCGTTCAAAGAGACGGTAGCGAAGCGGATCCACACCATGCTCGGGCTCCGCGCGGGCGTGGAAGTGGTTCCTCCGGGCACCTTCCCGCGGACGGACTTCAAGGCCCGCCGCGTGGTCGACGACCGGGAGGTCTTCCGCGAGCTGAACCAGAAGCTGCAGAACCAGGTCATTCCGCCATGA
- a CDS encoding cobalamin B12-binding domain-containing protein, producing the protein MAENIRVLMAKVGLDGHDRGVRVVARCLRDAGMDVVYTGLHRTPEEVVDAAVQEDVDVLGVSLLSGAHMTAFPRIMKRLKERGVNDIILLGGGVIPDEDVVALKKLGVAEILLQDTPPNVIVDTVRRLVRERGAR; encoded by the coding sequence ATGGCCGAGAATATTCGCGTGCTGATGGCAAAAGTCGGCCTGGACGGCCACGATCGCGGCGTCCGGGTCGTCGCTCGCTGCTTGCGAGACGCGGGCATGGACGTGGTCTACACCGGCCTGCACCGCACTCCGGAAGAAGTGGTGGACGCCGCCGTGCAGGAAGACGTCGACGTGCTCGGCGTCAGCCTCCTCTCGGGCGCTCACATGACCGCCTTCCCGCGGATCATGAAGCGGCTCAAGGAGCGAGGCGTCAACGACATCATCCTCCTCGGAGGCGGCGTGATCCCCGACGAGGACGTAGTCGCGCTGAAGAAGTTGGGGGTCGCCGAGATCCTTCTCCAGGATACGCCCCCGAACGTGATCGTCGATACGGTGCGCCGTCTCGTCCGCGAGCGCGGCGCGCGATAA
- a CDS encoding GntR family transcriptional regulator, with the protein MRHSTVQTLRPGPTLIEQAYEAILEAICAGRLAAGERLNQDALAARLGISRQPVGQALSVLKAQAFVRDTGRRGLIVAPLEREFFRAIYELREALDSLAASLAAQRCRRGDAAEGRKLLAEGRRAARSGRVDAQIEADMRFHLWICQVAGNPLLSDTMRLYWSHLRRAMSEVLQQPGRRHQVWDEHEALLNGIIKRNPAAAAHHATVHARAASKSIVTLPTADTPPRRRTAHGGDRRRTKRERRSTVEALK; encoded by the coding sequence ATGCGGCACTCGACGGTCCAGACGCTGAGGCCCGGCCCGACGCTCATCGAGCAGGCCTACGAAGCCATCCTCGAAGCGATCTGCGCCGGGCGGCTGGCGGCTGGCGAGCGGCTGAACCAGGACGCCCTCGCCGCCCGCCTGGGCATCTCCCGTCAGCCCGTCGGACAGGCGCTCTCCGTCCTCAAGGCACAGGCTTTCGTGCGTGACACGGGACGCCGCGGTTTGATCGTCGCTCCTTTGGAGCGAGAGTTCTTCCGCGCCATCTACGAGCTCCGCGAGGCGCTCGACTCGTTGGCTGCGAGCCTGGCCGCGCAACGGTGCCGGCGAGGCGATGCGGCGGAGGGGCGCAAGCTGCTCGCCGAAGGCCGTCGCGCCGCCCGGTCGGGCCGTGTCGATGCGCAAATCGAAGCGGACATGCGGTTCCACCTCTGGATCTGCCAGGTGGCGGGAAACCCGCTGCTCTCGGACACGATGCGCCTGTACTGGAGCCACCTGCGCCGGGCGATGAGCGAGGTGCTCCAGCAGCCGGGGCGCCGCCACCAGGTCTGGGATGAGCATGAGGCGCTGCTGAACGGCATCATCAAACGGAATCCCGCTGCAGCAGCCCACCATGCGACGGTGCACGCGCGTGCCGCGAGCAAAAGCATCGTGACGCTGCCCACCGCGGACACGCCGCCGCGTCGCCGGACCGCGCACGGCGGCGACAGGCGCCGGACGAAGCGTGAACGCAGGTCCACAGTCGAGGCTCTGAAGTGA
- a CDS encoding alpha/beta fold hydrolase encodes MRSSNSGIDHRRATLMGVSLPSRHRALPQAPCMRKPWRVALDCPRAYEGRRRARSDMRRWFALISLLAALSSFPLLADDPLPPQHTFGPDTTRTGLFTGTGTALGLTCNASAAPMECSGFLASDVDGTALDVTLKIPGGTAPFPLVVNLHGYGGSKQSDSSWDDKLLLRGYAVLRYSARGFGKSWGQVNLADLNVELRDLRSLIAQVVDAYAAQVDPGAVAVLGASYGGGQSWLAALQPQFGTPARNHVHIRTIVPIVPWTDLLGALRPNGDATNSIDVPGSYKLSYLEGLFLGGLRRDRDRPYPNYPDYLFIWNAYILGTEPNNLPPVGAQIVDGIAGYRSIWWQDKFFQTVKDNAKSGAAQLPVFELQGFTDDLFPLPEALRMYRALRKIDPAYPIAEYFGDIGHPRAANKSGEVDYALDRVFDWLDVHLKNSGTASYDVLAAVTRPRDVAFDENGGDVLRVPSVDDLKTAQATEHLAGDAVLTFNPANAGGVFSDPFLFAGCEQLETACRAPAPDVVPGDVATYVVAAAQVAADAKPSPVAAPFLVAGQPVVSFHAQTAAWRVQLDVRLYQVAPSGETLITRGTRTLDSGSPALPLGAREVEIETYGNLIEIGEGDTLRLEITNVDSPYLAPSRVPSVTSISQVSLTVPVRPPLQ; translated from the coding sequence ATGAGAAGCAGCAACAGCGGAATCGACCACCGGCGCGCGACGCTCATGGGGGTCTCCTTGCCGTCGAGGCATCGTGCGTTACCGCAAGCGCCCTGCATGCGCAAGCCGTGGCGGGTTGCGCTCGATTGCCCGCGTGCATACGAGGGCAGAAGACGTGCGAGGTCCGATATGCGACGGTGGTTTGCGCTCATCAGCTTGCTCGCAGCTCTCTCGTCCTTTCCGCTGCTCGCGGACGACCCGCTGCCGCCGCAGCACACGTTCGGCCCCGATACGACGCGGACCGGTCTCTTCACCGGAACCGGGACGGCGCTCGGGCTCACGTGCAACGCTTCCGCCGCGCCGATGGAATGCTCGGGCTTCCTCGCCAGCGATGTCGACGGGACGGCGCTGGACGTAACCCTGAAGATCCCCGGTGGCACCGCGCCCTTCCCGCTGGTCGTGAACCTGCACGGGTACGGTGGGAGCAAGCAAAGCGACTCCAGTTGGGATGACAAGCTGCTGCTGCGCGGGTACGCGGTGCTGCGGTACTCCGCCCGAGGATTCGGCAAGTCCTGGGGACAGGTGAACCTTGCCGATCTCAACGTCGAGCTGCGCGATCTCCGCAGCTTGATCGCGCAGGTTGTCGATGCTTATGCAGCGCAGGTCGATCCCGGCGCCGTGGCGGTTCTCGGCGCGTCCTACGGCGGAGGGCAGTCGTGGCTCGCTGCGCTGCAGCCTCAGTTTGGCACGCCCGCGCGGAACCATGTCCATATCCGCACGATCGTACCGATCGTTCCCTGGACGGACCTGCTCGGCGCGCTGCGGCCGAACGGCGATGCGACGAACTCGATCGACGTGCCGGGGTCCTACAAGCTGAGCTACCTGGAAGGGCTCTTCCTCGGCGGATTGCGCCGCGATCGCGATCGCCCGTACCCGAACTACCCCGACTACCTCTTCATCTGGAACGCGTACATTCTCGGGACGGAGCCGAACAACCTGCCGCCGGTCGGCGCGCAGATCGTCGACGGGATCGCGGGGTATCGCTCCATCTGGTGGCAGGACAAATTCTTCCAGACGGTGAAGGACAACGCGAAGAGCGGCGCGGCGCAGCTCCCGGTCTTCGAGCTGCAGGGGTTCACGGACGACCTCTTTCCCTTGCCCGAGGCGTTGCGCATGTACCGCGCCCTGCGGAAGATCGATCCCGCGTACCCGATCGCCGAATACTTCGGCGATATCGGGCACCCGCGCGCGGCGAACAAGTCCGGAGAAGTCGACTACGCGCTCGATCGCGTCTTCGATTGGCTCGATGTCCACCTGAAAAACAGCGGAACAGCGTCATATGACGTGCTGGCAGCGGTGACGCGACCGCGAGACGTTGCGTTCGACGAAAACGGCGGCGACGTGCTGCGGGTGCCATCGGTCGACGATCTGAAGACGGCGCAGGCCACCGAACACCTTGCCGGTGACGCCGTGCTCACGTTCAACCCCGCAAACGCCGGTGGCGTCTTCTCGGACCCGTTCCTGTTCGCCGGCTGCGAGCAGCTCGAGACGGCGTGCAGGGCGCCGGCGCCGGACGTCGTGCCCGGCGACGTAGCAACATACGTCGTCGCCGCTGCCCAGGTCGCGGCTGACGCGAAACCCTCGCCTGTGGCGGCGCCGTTCCTCGTGGCCGGCCAGCCCGTCGTCTCGTTCCACGCGCAAACGGCTGCCTGGCGCGTGCAGCTGGACGTGCGCCTGTACCAGGTCGCGCCGTCCGGCGAAACGCTGATCACGCGTGGCACGCGTACGCTCGACTCCGGAAGTCCGGCGCTGCCGCTCGGCGCGCGAGAGGTCGAAATCGAAACGTACGGCAACTTGATCGAGATCGGCGAGGGCGACACCCTGCGCCTGGAGATCACGAATGTGGACAGCCCGTATCTCGCGCCCAGCCGCGTCCCTTCGGTCACGAGCATTTCGCAGGTGTCGCTCACCGTCCCGGTGCGGCCACCGCTCCAGTGA
- a CDS encoding ABC transporter substrate-binding protein, with protein sequence MSANHRRISDLARLLPSYARGQSSATRHGLRMQGACGNARCLDGKETPMSVARRWSIPLLLLLIAAGCKDQGAQAPASGTSGSTAAPAGGAGATIGAALSLTGPAASYGALQRAGIQAALEEVNAGGGAKLNVLIEDDSSTKEQGITVFQKFINRDKVSAIIGPTLSNTASAADPLAQQAKVPVLGISNTAPTGITDIGNYIWRDSLTEAQVIPGAFKKAQEKLKFKSAGVLYGNDDVFTKAGYDVMQKALADLGVKVVGTQTFAKPDRDYNAQLTALVSAKPDVLVVSALADNAAAIVTQARQRGWTGAMLGGNGFNSPAFIKNAGAAAEGVMVGTSWNSLSQDAANQKFLAAMKKTGVNPDQFSAQAYTGVIILAEAVKQAGGKTGREDINAGLAKVKDLDTPLGKFSFTQGRDARHEPSVQQVKDGKFQIVQ encoded by the coding sequence ATGAGCGCAAACCACCGTCGCATATCGGACCTCGCACGTCTTCTGCCCTCGTATGCACGCGGGCAATCGAGCGCAACCCGCCACGGCTTGCGCATGCAGGGCGCTTGCGGTAACGCACGATGCCTCGACGGCAAGGAGACCCCCATGAGCGTCGCGCGCCGGTGGTCGATTCCGCTGTTGCTGCTTCTCATCGCTGCGGGATGCAAGGATCAGGGCGCGCAGGCGCCGGCTTCCGGCACCAGCGGCTCGACGGCGGCGCCCGCCGGCGGAGCGGGCGCAACGATTGGAGCCGCTCTCAGCCTGACCGGGCCGGCCGCCTCGTACGGTGCGCTGCAGCGCGCCGGCATCCAGGCGGCGCTCGAGGAGGTCAACGCGGGCGGCGGGGCGAAGCTGAATGTCCTGATCGAGGACGACTCCTCCACCAAGGAGCAGGGCATCACGGTCTTCCAGAAGTTCATCAACCGCGACAAGGTGAGCGCCATCATCGGGCCGACGCTCTCCAATACCGCCAGCGCCGCGGATCCCCTCGCGCAGCAGGCGAAGGTTCCGGTCCTCGGAATCTCCAACACCGCGCCGACCGGCATCACCGACATCGGCAACTACATCTGGCGCGACTCGCTCACCGAAGCGCAGGTCATTCCCGGCGCCTTCAAGAAGGCGCAGGAGAAGCTCAAGTTCAAGAGCGCCGGCGTTCTCTACGGGAACGACGACGTCTTCACCAAGGCCGGCTACGACGTGATGCAGAAGGCGCTCGCCGATCTCGGCGTGAAGGTGGTGGGGACGCAGACGTTCGCCAAGCCGGATCGCGATTACAACGCGCAGCTCACGGCGCTGGTGTCGGCGAAGCCGGACGTCCTGGTGGTCTCCGCTCTCGCGGACAACGCGGCCGCCATCGTCACGCAGGCGCGGCAGCGCGGCTGGACAGGCGCGATGCTCGGGGGCAATGGCTTCAACAGCCCCGCGTTCATCAAGAACGCCGGCGCCGCTGCGGAGGGCGTCATGGTGGGCACTTCCTGGAACTCGCTCAGCCAGGATGCCGCCAACCAGAAATTCCTCGCGGCGATGAAGAAGACGGGCGTGAACCCCGACCAGTTCTCCGCCCAGGCCTACACGGGCGTGATCATCCTGGCGGAGGCCGTCAAGCAGGCCGGAGGCAAGACAGGCCGCGAGGACATCAACGCGGGCCTCGCGAAGGTGAAGGATCTCGACACCCCGCTGGGGAAGTTCTCGTTCACGCAGGGCCGCGATGCCCGGCACGAGCCCAGTGTGCAGCAGGTCAAGGACGGCAAGTTCCAGATCGTCCAGTAG
- a CDS encoding branched-chain amino acid ABC transporter permease: MGQQVLNGIFLGSIYALFAVGYTLVFGVLDILNLAHQAVFMLAAFVALALVADAHLSLWVALPLAVVAGGLIGIVLERLAFRPLRGRADSNISGLISSLAMATVFEAIALQIFGPDISRFPQDTFPDRVIQIGGATASLLQICIVAISVVLMAVLTLLLARTRLGRQIRAVAESPRAARILGVNVDRAIAMAFFLSSALGGAAGVLFGLAFNSISPDVGRGVELKGLAVIILGGMGSIPGAVIAGFALGVIEVFTVAQLGSSFRDVVSFAVLFLVLIARPRGLLGRAAAREA, from the coding sequence ATGGGCCAGCAAGTCCTCAACGGCATCTTCCTGGGGAGCATCTACGCTCTCTTCGCCGTCGGCTACACGCTGGTGTTCGGCGTCCTCGACATCCTCAACCTGGCGCACCAGGCCGTCTTCATGCTGGCGGCGTTCGTGGCCCTCGCGCTGGTCGCCGACGCGCACCTCTCGCTCTGGGTCGCCCTCCCCCTCGCCGTCGTCGCCGGTGGCCTCATCGGGATCGTCCTCGAGCGGCTCGCCTTCCGCCCGCTCCGCGGCCGCGCCGACTCGAACATCTCCGGTCTGATCAGCTCGCTCGCCATGGCTACGGTGTTCGAAGCCATCGCCCTGCAGATCTTCGGACCGGATATCTCCCGCTTTCCGCAGGATACCTTCCCGGACCGCGTCATCCAGATCGGCGGCGCAACGGCGTCGCTCTTGCAGATCTGCATCGTCGCCATCTCGGTGGTGTTGATGGCGGTGCTCACGCTGCTGCTGGCGCGGACGCGTCTCGGGCGCCAGATCCGTGCGGTCGCCGAGAGCCCGCGCGCGGCGCGCATCCTCGGCGTCAACGTCGACCGCGCCATCGCCATGGCGTTCTTCCTCTCCTCGGCCCTGGGCGGCGCCGCCGGAGTGCTCTTCGGGCTCGCCTTCAATTCCATTTCGCCGGACGTCGGCCGCGGCGTCGAGCTGAAGGGCCTCGCGGTGATCATCCTCGGGGGGATGGGGAGCATCCCCGGCGCCGTCATCGCCGGTTTCGCGCTCGGCGTGATCGAGGTCTTCACCGTCGCGCAGCTCGGGTCGTCGTTTCGCGACGTGGTCTCGTTCGCGGTGCTGTTCCTGGTGTTGATCGCGCGGCCCCGCGGGCTGCTCGGACGCGCAGCGGCACGCGAGGCCTGA